A stretch of the Fusarium musae strain F31 chromosome 2, whole genome shotgun sequence genome encodes the following:
- a CDS encoding hypothetical protein (EggNog:ENOG41) — MMFTATYRNLSYVLLLYLGLTTFLFQTASCLAVPSSEDTFNDNSKRADDSGDVYLLGVGKADVTGPVVELNLMGYADLGQIGTGLRQRLYSRAFIVGNPDEPEERFVYLVLDTQSGDTAVRRGILEGIAALGSEYSVYTSDIVAVTGTHSHAGPAGWNNYLMPQISALGFNQQAYQAIVDGAVLSVKRAHENLAKGRLSVGKIRIEDVNINRSLYAYQANPKSERDKYQDEVDKELTMLKFTRDSDNKVTGVLTWFSVHGTSLYMNNTLVAGDNKGVSAYLLEQAVRGTNGATDDFVAGFSQAAVADTTPNVEGAWCEDGSGQQCDFKDATCGGKIETCHGRGPFWGLNDGGTKSCWEIGRRVFKQADKLYNQMQSGDGVPVTGKNVLGYHSFHDFSDFSFQLPNGTSAKTCAAAFGYSFAAGTTDGPGYFDFKQGDSGEPDASPFWALVSKFLRNPTKEQVACQSPKPILIDAGEITLPYAWAPNIVDIQMLRVGNFFIIVSAPELTTMSSRRWRKSISDEIKDRGGVEGDPIVVAGGPGNTYAHYCTTPEEYDVQRYEGGSTVHGRHSLDAYINLTTSYLGYLLQEKGASKPPTGPSAPDNRKNSISLTTGVVYDNPKIGTKFGDVINDVSKSKFAVGDTIAATFVAANPRNNLHLEDTYAAVEKKDGSKWVQVRTDEDWDLVFEWKRLDGLLGSSEVAITWETGWQDAKDIGSGTYRLSYYGDSKTPITGASEI; from the exons ATGATGTTCACCGCAACTTATCGCAATCTTTCTTATGTGCTCCTGTTATACCTTGGCCTCACCACCTTCCTATTCCAGACAGCATCATGTCTCGCCGTCCCTTCATCTGAAGATACATTCAACGATAATTCCAAGCGGGCTGATGACTCTGGCGATGTTTACTTGCTTGGTGTCGGCAAGGCTGATGTGACCGGCCCTGTCGTCGAGCTCAATCTCATGGGATATGCCGACCTAGGGCAGATAGGAACAGGTCTGCGCCAGCGCCTTTACTCTCGCGCTTTCATCGTGGGTAATCCAGATGAACCTGAGGAGAGGTTTGTATACTTGGTTTTGGATACCCAGTCTGGAGACACTGCTGTTCGCAGAGGTATCCTTGAGGGCATCGCAGCTCTTGGATCTGAATATTCGGTCTACACTTCTGACATTGTCGCCGTCACCGGAACGCATTCACATGCTGGGCCAGCAGGTTGGAATAACTACCTCATGCCTCAGATCTCCGCTCTCGGATTCAATCAGCAGGCGTACCAAGCTATCGTCGACGGCGCAGTCTTGTCCGTCAAACGGGCACACGAAAACCTCGCCAAAGGCCGTCTTAGCGTAGGCAAGATCCGCATTGAAGATGTCAACATCAATCGAAGTCTTTATGCGTACCAGGCTAATCCCAAGTCTGAGCGGGACAAGTACCAGGATGAGGTCGACAAGGAATTAACTATGCTCAAGTTCACTCGCGACTCGGATAACAAGGTCACTGGTGTGCTGACATGGTTCTCGGTTCATGGCACAAGTCTTTACATGAACAATACCCTTGTCGCTGGTGATAACAAGGGTGTGAGTGCCTATCTACTCGAGCAGGCTGTTCGTGGCACCAATGGAGCGACAGATGATTTCGTGGCTGGCTTTTCACAAGCTGCCGTCGCTGACACTACGCCAAATGTCGAAGGAGCTTGGTGTGAAGATGGTTCGGGACAGCAGTGTGACTTTAAGGACGCGACTTGCGGAGGCAAGATTGAGACCTGTCACGGCAGAGGACCTTTCTGGGGCTTGAATGACGGAGGCACCAAATCATGCTGGGAAATCGGTCGTCGCGTCTTCAAGCAAGCCGACAAGCTGTACAACCAGATGCAAAGTGGAGATGGCGTTCCGGTCACCGGAAAGAATGTTCTCGGATATCACTCTTTTCATGACTTTTCCGATTTCTCCTTTCAGCTACCCAACGGCACCTCTGCAAAGACGTGTGCTGCAGCCTTCGGGTACTCCTTTGCCGCTGGAACTACCGATGGCCCAGGGTATTTCGACTTTAAGCAGGGCGACTCCGGCGAACCCGATGCTAGTCCCTTCTGGGCCCTTGTATCAAAGTTCTTGCGCAATCCTACCAAGGAGCAAGTTGCATGTCAGTCACCCAAGCCGATTCTCATTGACGCCGGTGAGATTACACTACCTTATGCCTGGGCTCCCAACATTGTGGATATCCAGATGCTGCGTGTTGGTaatttcttcatcattgttTCAGCACCTGAGCTTACCACTATGTCTTCGCGACGTTGGCGCAAGAGTATCagtgatgagatcaaggatagaggtggtgttgaaggtGATCCTATTGTTGTCGCTGGTGGACCGGGCAATACCTATGCGCATTACTGTACTACACCTGAAGAGTATGATGTGCAGCGCTACGAAGGTGGTTCAACTGTCCACGGTAGACATAGTCTTGATGCGTACATCAACCTGACCACGAGCTATCTCGGATACCTCCTCCAAGAAAAGGGCGCCTCAAAGCCACCGACTGGCCCATCTGCACCTGATAATCGCAAGAACTCCATATCTCTCACCACAGGCGTCGTTTACGATAATCCCAAGATCGGCACCAAGTTCGGCGACGTTATCAACGATGTGAGCAAGTCAAAGTTTGCAGTTGGCGATACCATCGCCGCTACATTCGTTGCAGCCAATCCACGGAACAATCTTCACCTGGAGGATACATATGCGGcggttgagaagaaggacgggTCCAAGTGGGTTCAAGTTCGGACTGATGAAGATTGGGATCTTGTTTTTGAGTGGAAGAGACTTGATGGGTTGCTTGGGTCTAGTGAGGTTGCTATCACGTGGGAGACGGGGTGGCAGGATGCGAAGGATATTGGTTCAGGAACGTACAGACTGAGCTACTATGGGGATAGCAAGACTCCTATTACGG GAGCGAGTGAGATTTAG
- a CDS encoding hypothetical protein (EggNog:ENOG41), with translation MSIQKLSVPPNLRFIIDDIDEDWEYGQPFDYIHSRMMVFSIKNWKHYIRKIFKHVFNLHVIHKTNLYSNLKPGGYVEIQETGGIILSDDGTLTPDHALSKWCNLLEEAFTKLGSTSIEFDEIKAIMQEVGFVDVVDKRFKWPTNPWARDKKYKELGMWNNYNASNALESLTMASFSRAHGWSREEVITFLVNVRKDLNNPIVHAYNPM, from the exons ATGAGCATCCAGAAGCTGAG CGTCCCGCCAAACCTTCGTTTTATTATTGATGACATCGACGAGGACTGGGAATATGGTCAGCCGTTTGATTATATCCACAGCAGGATGATGGTCTTTAGCATCAAGAATTGGAAGCACTACATCCGCAAGATCTTCAAGCATGTATTCAACCTCCACGTCATCCATAAGACtaacctttatagtaatctcAAGCCTGGTGGCTATGTCGAGATTCAAGAAACTGGAGGCATTATTCTCTCCGACGACGGGACTCTTACGCCTGACCACGCCCTTTCAAAGTGGTGTAACCTCCTCGAGGAGGCTTTTACTAAGCTCGGCAGTACCTCCATCGAGTTCGACGAGATCAAAGCTATTATGCAAGAAGTTGGCTTTGTCGATGTCGTCGACAAAAGATTCAAGTGGCCTACCAATCCCTGGGCTCGAGATAAGAAGTATAAAGAGTTGGGAATGTGGAATAACTACAATGCTTCGAACGCTTTGGAGTCGTTGACCATGGCGTCGTTTTCGAGGGCTCACGGATGGTCGCGGGAGGAAGTTATTACGTTCCTTGTTAATGTGCGGAAGGATCTAAATAATCCCATTGTTCATGCTTATAATCCCATGTGA